Genomic DNA from Pseudomonas fitomaticsae:
GATGCGTTGATCGCCTGCGCGCGTCGCCCATTGCAGGTTGACCCCGGCCGGACACGGCTGGCCGGCGCCCGTGGGCATGGCGAAGGCGATGGCGGTCAGACTGTCCGCCAGCGGCGATTCAAGCATCTGCGCGTTGCTCGGCAATGCGGCTTCAGCCGGCAGCAGCGTCACGCAGTGCGGATTGCCGATGCGTACGAACTCGCTGTAAGCCCAGGCGGGATCAAGCTGCGCCAACGGTCGAACTCGGCTGATTTCCACACCGTTGAACGGAACAGGTTCAACGCCGAAAGCACTGACGGCTGCCGGGCCGAATCCGGGTTGCCCGAGATCCAGCCAAAAGCCCTGCACGCCCGCCACCTCAGCCGGTTGGACCGAGATCGGCACGGGCGACTGCGCATCCTGTTTGTCGTGATGCACCTGCAACGATGCGCCCTGCTCTGGCATCAGCCCCTGCTCAAGCAGTGCCTGAGAAAAAATCGTCAGACCGTTGCCGCTGCGCTCGGCCAGCGTGCCGTCGGTGTTGACGATCAGCAGATCGAAGGGCGGCGAGGACTGAAACGGGCCGATCAGCAAGCCATCGCTGCGAGGATGCCTGGCATCGACGGGCCGGATTGCGTCAGGCCATTGGCAGAATGTCGCGATGGCCTGCTCGCTCCAGATGGCTCTGGATGACGCCGCCTCTTGTGCGTTGGTCGGCAGGTCGATGCCCGCCTCACGCACCTGTAGGGGTGGAATCACGCCATAGATATTGCCGCGCGCATCGTAAAACTTTGCCATCTCTTTTCCTGCGTTCAGGTTGCTGTCTGCGCTCCACTGTATCGCCTGACGGGATCGACAATCACGTGGAAATATCAGCGAAAGTGATATCACTTCGCCAAGAAACATTTCGTAGCAACTTCAATAAGGCCATATGAACCGTGGCTTTCAGGGCATGTGCGCAACTTTTTGCGCAACTTTAAGCCTTTATGATCCGACTCGGTTCTGGATCAGGCTTTCGCCGAGGTTAGAACTTTCAGGAGATTCCGTTTCACCTCAAGGAGCGTCAAATGTTCAGTCCAGCCAACGAAACGCACTTCAGCCTCACCGTTGAAGACTACGTGGGCGACCTGCAAGTCCTGTCGTTCACCGGCACCGAAGGCATCAGCCAGCCGTTCCGTTTCGACCTGGAACTGGTCAGCGAAAACCCGGATCTGGACCTGGAAAAGCTTCTGCACAAACAGGCATTCCTCGCCCTCGATCCGCAGGGGTCGGGCATACACGGCCAGATCTACCGCGTCGCCCAGGGCGATGCCGGCAAGCGCCTGACCCGCTACAAAGTCTCGCTGGTGCCGCAGCTGCAATACCTGCATCACCGCACCAACCAGCGCATCTACCAGCAGATGTCGGCGCCGAAAATCATCGCGCTGATCCTCGACGAGCACGGCATCAAGGGCAACGCTTACAGCTTCCAGCTGAGCCAGCCATGCCCGGATCGCGACTACTGCGTGCAGTACGACGAAACCGACCTGCATTTCGTCCAGCGCCTGTGCGAAGAGGAAGGCATTCACTACCACTTCCAGCACAGCAAGAAAGGCCACCTGCTGGTGTTTGGCGATGACCAGACCGTGTTCCCGAACCTGGGCCAACCGACCGCCTATGTGCAGGGCAGCGGCATGGTCGCCGAAGAGCCGGTGATCAAAGGCTTCAAACTGCGCCTGGAAACCCGCACCAGCCGCACCACCCGCCGCGACTACGACTTCGAAAAACCGCGCCTGCAAATGGAGGCGGCGTACAAACCGGACGGCGCTCTCGATAGCAAAGACGCTGAACCGGATCTCGAAGACTACGACTACCCCGGCCGCTTCATCGACCGCGCGCGCGGCAAGTTCCTCAGCCAGCGCGCCCTCGAACGCCACCGCGCCGACTACCGCCAGGCCGAAGGTCGCGGCGACCAGACCAAACTCGTCAGCGGCCACTTCATGGAAATGTCCGACCACCCGCGCAGCGAGTGGAACGACCTGTGGCTGCTCACCGAAATCTTCCACGAAGGCAAACAGCCGCAAGTCCTCGAAGAGTCGGTGACCAGCGACACCACCGACAACAAGGACGACTTCCACCAGGGCTACCGCAACCGCTTCCTCGCCACCCCGTGGGACGTGTTCTACCGCCCGGCCCTCGAGCACCCGAAACCCCGTGTCCTCGGCAGCCAGACCGCCATGGTCACCGGCCCCAAAGGCGAAGAAATCCACTGCGACCAATACGGCCGCATCAAAGTGCAATTCCACTGGGACCGCGAAGGCCAGGCCGACGACAAAACCAGCTGCTGGCTGCGCGTCTCCAGCTCCTGGGCAGGCGACCGCTACGGCGCCATCTCCATCCCGCGCATCGGCATGGAAGTCCTCGTCACCTTCCTCGAAGGCGACCCCGACCAACCCCTCGTCACCGGCTGCCTGTACCACAAGGAAAACCCGGTGCCCTACGCCCTCCCGGCGAACAAAACCCGAACCGTCTTCAAAACCCTCAGCTCCCCGGGCGGCGGTGGCTACAACGAACTGCGCATCGAAGACAAAAAAGGCGCCGAACAAATCTTCATCCACGCCCAGCGCGACTGGGATGAAAACGTCGAACACGACCAGAAGATTCGCGTCGGCAATGAACGACACGACACCGTGGTGAAGAACACCTACACCGAGCTGAAGGCTGAAGAGCACCGCACCACGATTTCTGATCGCAAAGTGGAAGTGAAGGCCAGCGATCACCTGACGGTGAACCAGGACCAGCACATCAAACTCGGCACAGCTCAGTTGACCAGCGCTGGCAAGGAAATCCACCTCAAGGCCGGAGACAAAATGGTCATTGAGGCCGGCAGCGAACTGACCCTCCAGGCGGGCGGCAGCTTCATCAAACTCGATGGCGGCGGCATTACGGTGGTCGGGCCGGTGGTGAAAATCAACGCCGGTGGCTCGGCGGGAACAGGTTCCGGGATTGCGATCCTGATGCCGCTGTTGCCGATTCCCGCACCGTCAGCCAAGGCCGGCAATCTCATGGCGCCCGCGCAACCGGGCCAACGCCTGCCGGTGCCACCGGTCGAACCGACCAAACTGAGCTTCGATATTCGCCTGGCCGACCGCCCTGGCGAAGGCGCCTTTGCGCTGGCGAACACGCCGTGGCGAATCATCAGGATGAGCGAGCCGAGCTGGAAAAAACTCGGTCGTGTTCCGGAAAGCGATGTGATTGCCCAAGGCGAAACCGATGACACGGGCCGTGTCACTCTGTCAGACGCCGCTCAGAAAAAGCTCTCCCTTGAGTATCCGCAAAACCCGGAAATGTTCTGGTTGGTGTACCCCGGCCAGTGCGTGGCCCTGAAGGCCCACACCGACAATGGCTGGAGCGACGAACAACGGGAACTGCTGGCGCTGGCGAGCATGGACTTCAGCAGCGAACCCCACGCCGCGCCTCATCACCCGCAAGCCGGTACCGACAAAAACAGTGCATTGGAAAACCTGTCCCTGGCGGACGGCCTCGCACTCTTCGACAAGTTAAAAGGATTCAAGGCATGAGCAACCTGAATGGCGTTCAGCCTAAACAATTGAACCAGTTGAACTCGAAAGACGGCGAAGCCTACACCGCGACGTCTGCGCCGGGCTGGTTCATCAAAGGCAATGGCAAATTCGGGGAAGCCTTTTCACCTGAGCGTTCGGGGAACCAGGTCAAGTTCTTCACCACCGGTAGCGATTACTTCAAAGACGTTGCCAATGCGATAAAAAATGCCAAGAAATCAATCTTCATTTCCGGCTGGCAGATCAACTACGAAGTGCGACTGGAAGGTGAAGTCCGCCTCTGGGACTGTTTGAATCATGCATTGCGCAAAGCGGGCGAAACACCCGACATTTATCTCATGCCCTGGCTGTCGCCCAAGGCAGCCGTCGATACCGGTGACCTGGAGACCATGGTGGCCGCCTTCGTTTTGAACGCCGGTCTGCCAAAGAAAAAAGTCTGGTGCCTGCCGGCGATCCAACAAAGTGACATGGGCACCTTGGGACTGTTCTTTTCTCATCACCAGAAAATGGTGGTGATCGACAACGAAATTGCCTACGTCGGCGGGATCGATCTGGCTTACGGTCGCCGAGATGACAACAACTTTCGCCTGGCTGCAAACGGCAGAACCGCGAACGAGTTTTACAACCCGTGCATCCCGCCACTCACGGAAATCGAGGCACACAAACAATACCCTTACATGACCACCGTCGAACTGATCGGCGCCGCGTTGATGGAAGGCGATGCGCTGAGCAAAGGCCAGCGCGCGTTTGCCTGGGCCATGGACAACAAGATGTTCAACGTCCTGCGCCAGGCAAAGAAAGACACGGGCGAGTGGTTCGCAGACAAGGGCAAGGATGGTTTGCGCTTGCTCGGGGCAGGCGCGGCGTACTCCACTGGCGGGGTGATCTACATTGCCGAATTCCTTCAGAAACAGATGACCGGTGACAACCTGGAGGACTGGAAAAAGAGCCTGCGCCAATGGAAAACGTCGCTCGATGGCGCTGTCAGCACCATGGATCAGGAAGTCCAGACGCTGCAAAAGACCGACAGCGCCCTGACCGAACTGCGCCAGGAAGCGAAATCCATCAGCACGGCCATCGGCGTGGCGCTGGATAAACCGGAACAGGCCTCGGCGATTCAGCAACGGGTCGAGAACTGGCTGGTGCGCGCGCAACAGAAAATCCCGGCAGTGACCTCCGTCACTCAACCGGGTCGCGCCAAACTGCAAACGCAGGTCAACCGGCTCAAGGGCGAGGTGCAAGCCTGGCAGCAAAGCGTCGCGCCAAAGGCCGATCAACTTCAAAAGGACCTGTCCGTCTGGGCCACCCAGATCATCAAGTCCGGGGGCCAACTCACAGAAAAGCTGTTGAACGAAGGCAGCGAGCTGACCAGTCTGTGGATCCAGCAAACGGGGCTCGGAGCCTTTTACGCCTGGATCAACAACACGCCCTCCCCGATCCTAACTGCGAAGGCAATCGATGAGTTCGAGAAGATCTCCACTCCTTTCATCCTCTACCTGCATTCAGTTCTCGACCGCTTGAGCACTGACCAGGTGGGCAAACCCTATTCGTTCCTGGCGGATCCCGCGACCCGCTTGCTGCCACCCGGCGGGATGATGCTCAACAGCGAAAAACAACCGCGCATGCCCTGGCATGACGTGCACATGCGCCTGGAGGGCAGCTCTGTTTATGACCTGTCGCGCAACTTCATCGACCGGTGGAACAGCTTGCAGGCACGCTTCGACGGCAAGGTGCAAAAGATGCCAGGCGTGCTGACAGGCCTGCTGAAGTTTGCCCACAAGAACCTGGAACCGATTCCGTTCAAGGCGCACTACCTTGCGCAGCCTGAGCGTGTGGCGCCCAAGGGAGGCATGAACATACAGGTGTTACGCAGTGCTCCGCTTCGCATGCAAAACGAAGAACGCCAGGGCGCTACCAAAGCAGGACATGGCCTCACAACGTCCTCACCTTCAGGCGTTCAGGCCAATTGCATGCAAGCCATGCTTCAGGCCATCTCTGGCGCCCAGCATTTTATCTACATCGAAAACCAGTTCTTCCAAAGTGAATACGGTGCAGACAGTGCTGACATTGCAGCAGTCACGGCCGGGCCTATGCAAAGCCTGATGAAAATTGAAGGATTACCCGGCTACGACCTGTACAAAGAGCGATTGCGGTTGGGAGATATAAAGAGCGATCCGAAAAAACTGGCCAACGTGAACTACTTCGAACTCGCAAAAATGATTCGAAATAAAGAAGCGGAGACATTCACCCAAGGGATGTTACAAGTGCTGGGCAACCAGTCCACCGTCGAAACCCTCAAAGGTATGCAGACACCACAAAACGCAATAAAGAACACCCTTTGCGAAGCTCTTGCTGATCGTATCGAGCGGGCCATCGAAATGGGCGAGGACTTCCACGTTTATATGGTCCTTCCCGTTCATCCGGAGGGACCATTGAATGCGCTGAACCTGATGTCGCAAGTACACCTGACCATGCAAAGCATTTCGCTGGGTGATAAGAGTCTGATCAAGCGTATCCAGCGAGCGATGGCTATCAAGGCTCAAATGGACAGAGGCAAGACAGAAGCCCAGGCTGTGGCCGGCATCGAGTTTGTCAAAGGCACCGGGCCTAGAAAAGTATTTGAAGACGAAAACTGGAGTCGCTACCTGACTTTGTTGAATCTCCGCTCCTGGGAGAAGCTCAATGGTCAACCGGTGACTGAACAGATTTATATCCACAGCAAATTGCTGATCGCCGACGACCGGATCGCCATTCTCGGTAGCGCTAACATAAACGATCGGAGTCAGATGGGAGACCGCGACTCCGAGTTGGCGGTTATCGTGGCAGGATCAACGTCCCTTCCAACTTCGATCAATGGCCGATCGCAGTATCCGGTATGCCCTCAAATCAAACAGTTGCGAACCGACTTGTGGCGGAAAATTTTTGCACTGGATGCACAGCCACGGGAAGATTCAATCAAACCCGCCAGTGATCTGGAAAAAGTCATCGAGAAGCCTGCTGCGCCCTCGACCTGGCAGGCTATCCAGCAGCAAGCCATTGAAAATGCCCAAGCCTATGAACAAGCCTTCCTGCACATCCCTCGCAATAACGCATCAATATGGCCACAATGGGGTCAGGTTAAAGTAGCGCCTCCCTCATCAACTGCAACCACTGGCGAGGGTTCAAGCAACGCCATGCCTTTTGAAAAAGAATTCTGGAAAAAACCCATGGTCGGCCAGCAT
This window encodes:
- the tssI gene encoding type VI secretion system Vgr family protein translates to MFSPANETHFSLTVEDYVGDLQVLSFTGTEGISQPFRFDLELVSENPDLDLEKLLHKQAFLALDPQGSGIHGQIYRVAQGDAGKRLTRYKVSLVPQLQYLHHRTNQRIYQQMSAPKIIALILDEHGIKGNAYSFQLSQPCPDRDYCVQYDETDLHFVQRLCEEEGIHYHFQHSKKGHLLVFGDDQTVFPNLGQPTAYVQGSGMVAEEPVIKGFKLRLETRTSRTTRRDYDFEKPRLQMEAAYKPDGALDSKDAEPDLEDYDYPGRFIDRARGKFLSQRALERHRADYRQAEGRGDQTKLVSGHFMEMSDHPRSEWNDLWLLTEIFHEGKQPQVLEESVTSDTTDNKDDFHQGYRNRFLATPWDVFYRPALEHPKPRVLGSQTAMVTGPKGEEIHCDQYGRIKVQFHWDREGQADDKTSCWLRVSSSWAGDRYGAISIPRIGMEVLVTFLEGDPDQPLVTGCLYHKENPVPYALPANKTRTVFKTLSSPGGGGYNELRIEDKKGAEQIFIHAQRDWDENVEHDQKIRVGNERHDTVVKNTYTELKAEEHRTTISDRKVEVKASDHLTVNQDQHIKLGTAQLTSAGKEIHLKAGDKMVIEAGSELTLQAGGSFIKLDGGGITVVGPVVKINAGGSAGTGSGIAILMPLLPIPAPSAKAGNLMAPAQPGQRLPVPPVEPTKLSFDIRLADRPGEGAFALANTPWRIIRMSEPSWKKLGRVPESDVIAQGETDDTGRVTLSDAAQKKLSLEYPQNPEMFWLVYPGQCVALKAHTDNGWSDEQRELLALASMDFSSEPHAAPHHPQAGTDKNSALENLSLADGLALFDKLKGFKA
- a CDS encoding diaminopimelate epimerase, with product MAKFYDARGNIYGVIPPLQVREAGIDLPTNAQEAASSRAIWSEQAIATFCQWPDAIRPVDARHPRSDGLLIGPFQSSPPFDLLIVNTDGTLAERSGNGLTIFSQALLEQGLMPEQGASLQVHHDKQDAQSPVPISVQPAEVAGVQGFWLDLGQPGFGPAAVSAFGVEPVPFNGVEISRVRPLAQLDPAWAYSEFVRIGNPHCVTLLPAEAALPSNAQMLESPLADSLTAIAFAMPTGAGQPCPAGVNLQWATRAGDQRIVARVFERGEGPTASSGTSASAVASAAWRVGWVSAGEVQVVMPGGTAPILLEECNGELTGVRLFGTAVRDENS